One Candidatus Uhrbacteria bacterium genomic region harbors:
- the rpsO gene encoding 30S ribosomal protein S15, whose amino-acid sequence MLTPRKKQNIITKFRTHASDTGSPQVQIALLTSEIADLTEHLRSHKKDHSSRRGLIKKVNERRRLMKYLEREDAPGYEKLMKALELSS is encoded by the coding sequence ATGCTTACCCCACGCAAAAAGCAGAACATCATTACGAAGTTCCGCACGCATGCCAGCGACACCGGGTCGCCGCAGGTGCAAATCGCGCTTCTCACAAGTGAGATCGCGGACTTGACGGAGCACCTTCGTTCGCACAAGAAGGACCACTCCTCGCGCCGCGGCCTCATTAAAAAAGTGAACGAGCGCCGCCGCCTCATGAAGTATCTGGAACGAGAAGATGCCCCCGGCTACGAGAAGCTCATGAAGGCGCTTGAGTTATCAAGCTAA
- a CDS encoding NYN domain-containing protein, with translation MIQYPSERVAVFIDTQNMYYSARNIFGQKVNFGNIVSAVVGDRQILRATAYVVSTKTGEEGAFFEALQKSGIDTKEKQLAEYFSGIKKADWDVGITVDAIAILDMVDVIVLVSGDGDFIPLARYVQSRGRRFEVAAFRETTSSQLVEVVDRYVNLSEDKRKFLIGKSRKPAQKMTRGGEALVEMDQADNLPADMPSNPRVVRPRRVSF, from the coding sequence ATGATCCAATATCCTTCCGAGCGTGTCGCTGTTTTCATCGACACGCAAAACATGTATTACTCCGCTCGCAATATCTTCGGGCAAAAAGTGAATTTCGGGAATATCGTAAGTGCCGTGGTTGGGGACCGACAAATTCTGCGCGCTACCGCCTATGTCGTCTCTACAAAGACGGGGGAGGAGGGGGCCTTTTTCGAGGCGCTGCAAAAATCTGGCATTGATACAAAAGAAAAACAACTTGCAGAATACTTTTCTGGAATTAAAAAAGCCGACTGGGACGTAGGCATCACGGTAGATGCTATTGCCATCCTCGATATGGTAGATGTCATCGTTCTTGTGTCGGGCGACGGAGATTTCATCCCCCTTGCTCGCTATGTGCAGTCGCGTGGGCGCCGTTTCGAAGTCGCCGCCTTCCGCGAGACGACATCCTCCCAACTGGTCGAGGTTGTAGATCGCTACGTAAACCTCTCGGAAGATAAACGGAAATTTTTGATTGGAAAGTCCCGAAAACCTGCGCAAAAAATGACACGCGGGGGTGAGGCCCTTGTCGAAATGGACCAAGCTGATAATCTACCGGCAGACATGCCCTCAAATCCTCGAGTGGTCCGTCCGAGGCGTGTTTCCTTCTAA
- a CDS encoding polyribonucleotide nucleotidyltransferase gives MQTQRFEIEWGGRPLVIETGKFALAASGACTVKYGETIVLATAVMSEKPREGMDFFPLTVDFEEKLYAAGRIKGSRFIKKEGRPTDEAILVGRYIDRAVRPLFDDRLRHEIQVIVTVLSFDGENDPDVIGLIAASCALHMSNIPWNGPLANIRVGKVGDEWVINPTYAAREKSVLDLAFAGTEDKVLMVEAGAKEVSEDVVLDAFAFGTKHLRKVLGLLEEVRAKVGKEKTNPLALLSEEEQKREARKSEVAALAKPIICSDIQKYFFAEPQASKSDRRVAKEQIKKNVALALTEAGVAAEEIGYGTSMIGEILESEVSRLIIEEGRRVDGRELDDIRPLASEVALFERTHGSGHFMRGETQVLSVVTLGAPGDEQTLDGMETVGTKRYMHHYNFPPYSVGEVKPLRGPGRREIGHGALAEKALMPVLPEKEAFPYTIRVVSEVLTSNGSSSMGSTCGSSLALMDAGVPISSHVAGIAMGLATLPDGRWKVITDLQDLEDGDGGMDFKIAGTQQGITAIQMDTKTDGLTAEIVKETVTRAKSARLRVLDVMEKAIPSPRPDLSPYAPRIISLRINPELIGLVIGPGGKTINEIIKVTGVQAIDIEDDGLVMITSMNADAAQKAHEWVQNLTREIVRGEQFQGKVTRIMDFGAIVEFLPGKDGMVHVSELAPWRVEKVGDIVKLGDEVTVKVLDVDKDAGRISLSMKQAEGNDYSKFPRPAPRSEGERRPSARHDAGRSSRPPRP, from the coding sequence ATGCAGACACAGCGTTTTGAGATTGAGTGGGGCGGGAGACCGCTCGTGATTGAGACAGGAAAATTCGCCCTCGCCGCAAGCGGGGCATGCACCGTGAAGTACGGCGAGACGATTGTTCTTGCCACCGCCGTAATGAGTGAAAAGCCGCGAGAAGGAATGGACTTTTTCCCTCTCACCGTCGACTTTGAGGAAAAACTTTACGCCGCCGGGCGTATTAAGGGTTCGCGCTTCATCAAAAAAGAAGGCCGCCCAACGGACGAAGCTATTTTGGTCGGTCGTTACATTGATCGAGCCGTTCGTCCGCTCTTCGACGACCGTCTGCGCCACGAGATACAGGTCATCGTGACGGTTCTTTCATTTGATGGAGAGAACGACCCGGATGTGATTGGTCTTATCGCCGCTTCGTGCGCACTTCACATGAGTAACATCCCCTGGAACGGGCCACTCGCGAACATTCGCGTGGGAAAAGTCGGCGACGAATGGGTCATCAATCCCACATACGCCGCGCGTGAAAAGTCCGTTCTGGATTTGGCGTTCGCCGGTACTGAAGACAAGGTTCTGATGGTTGAGGCGGGAGCAAAGGAAGTATCGGAAGATGTTGTTCTTGACGCGTTTGCGTTTGGGACAAAGCATCTGCGCAAAGTGCTCGGCCTCCTTGAAGAGGTCCGAGCGAAAGTCGGAAAAGAAAAAACTAATCCTCTCGCCCTTCTCTCGGAAGAAGAGCAAAAGCGTGAGGCGCGAAAGTCGGAGGTGGCAGCCCTGGCAAAACCAATCATCTGCAGCGACATCCAAAAATATTTTTTCGCCGAGCCGCAGGCAAGCAAGTCTGACCGCCGCGTGGCAAAGGAACAGATCAAGAAAAACGTCGCTCTGGCCCTTACGGAAGCAGGTGTCGCCGCTGAAGAGATCGGGTACGGAACATCCATGATAGGAGAGATTTTGGAAAGCGAGGTAAGCCGCTTGATTATCGAAGAGGGCCGGCGCGTGGACGGTCGCGAGCTCGATGATATTCGCCCACTGGCTTCGGAAGTCGCTCTTTTTGAGCGCACACATGGTTCCGGACACTTCATGCGCGGCGAAACACAGGTACTTTCCGTCGTCACGTTGGGCGCCCCCGGGGACGAACAAACGCTCGACGGTATGGAAACGGTCGGCACGAAGCGGTACATGCACCACTACAACTTCCCTCCCTATTCCGTGGGAGAAGTGAAGCCTTTGCGCGGCCCGGGCCGGCGCGAGATCGGCCACGGCGCCCTGGCAGAAAAAGCGCTTATGCCCGTTCTTCCAGAGAAAGAAGCCTTCCCCTACACCATCCGCGTCGTCTCGGAAGTTCTCACCTCAAACGGATCGAGTTCGATGGGTTCCACTTGTGGATCAAGTCTTGCTCTCATGGACGCAGGCGTGCCTATTTCTTCTCATGTTGCCGGCATTGCTATGGGTCTTGCCACTCTCCCCGACGGGCGGTGGAAAGTCATTACCGATCTCCAAGATTTGGAAGACGGGGATGGGGGAATGGACTTTAAGATCGCGGGAACACAACAGGGCATTACCGCCATTCAAATGGACACAAAAACCGACGGACTTACCGCCGAGATCGTGAAGGAAACAGTCACGCGCGCAAAGTCCGCCCGGCTTCGTGTCCTGGACGTGATGGAAAAAGCCATTCCGTCACCGCGTCCAGACCTCTCTCCTTATGCGCCACGCATCATAAGCCTTCGCATCAATCCTGAACTTATCGGTTTGGTTATTGGCCCCGGGGGAAAGACCATCAACGAAATTATCAAGGTCACTGGCGTACAAGCTATTGATATTGAGGACGACGGTCTTGTGATGATTACTTCCATGAACGCGGACGCTGCACAGAAAGCGCACGAGTGGGTGCAAAACCTCACACGAGAAATTGTACGTGGAGAACAGTTCCAGGGAAAAGTTACGCGCATCATGGACTTCGGCGCCATTGTGGAGTTTCTCCCCGGCAAAGACGGCATGGTACACGTGAGTGAGCTCGCGCCGTGGCGCGTGGAAAAAGTGGGCGACATCGTGAAGCTCGGCGATGAGGTGACGGTAAAGGTTCTCGACGTTGACAAAGACGCTGGACGTATTAGTCTGTCTATGAAGCAGGCAGAAGGAAACGACTATAGCAAGTTTCCGCGCCCGGCTCCGCGATCAGAAGGAGAGCGTCGGCCATCCGCAAGACACGATGCCGGACGCTCCTCCCGCCCGCCGCGCCCATAA